The stretch of DNA TTTTGGTTTGAAGCACACGTTGCTGCCAGCTTGTGCAGGAAGGGCATCTTTTTTATTCCTGCAGCGTCGGGTCCAAATGAGTCCGAGCAACATCACTGTCGGAACACGGTGGCTTTTACATAATGTGTGAAGCACAATTTTACTATGATGTAAGTGAATAAACACTGGTGCACAGAGCaactgatggactcagtttaaGGAAGCACAGAAAAATTGTTTCAAAAAACGAAAACTCAcgttttttccctctttcctaTTTTAACGTCTCCTGCTTGGTCCAGGCCAATAACTTGTGATTAGTATGcaatatgatttatttaaatgttgacTGTGAACAAGGCTCTTTTTAGAAAATGAAGATCATTCTCAGCTATGAAgaattttttttccaatttgtttttgcttcaaCTTTTTAGGCCTCGTTATTCAGCGAGCATCTGGAATGTCAGTAAGCTGACTCTTCATTTAGCTTACATGCATGTTTGATATTGAGGCTGAAACCTTTATACCCAAGTACCGACAGACTAAACGCTTTTTACGTACTGTAGCCGTAGGTGTGTTTTTCGATAAAACACCATTGTGTACTTGTTTGTTCTGTATTGTGATGTCCAGTGTCTGCCATTTTACAGTGTGagcttttctaaataaatgcTGATTATGAAACCTATGAAGCTACGTGTCCGAACTTCAGTGTAACAAAAGACGTGAAACCAAGAGCCATCGTATCCTAAACAATTCTAACCTTTATTTTCTAACAAGAGTGAAAAGAAACGAAGgcaacattaaaatgaaaagtttATACACAAACTCACGACAACTGTGTGTCTGTAATATAtcagtaataataacaataataatttgaaCTCAGAACAAAAATATCTGTGACAAAAGTGAGTCAAAGTGAAGTTACCTTAATTTGGAGATAGAGATATAGAACAAGGGAAAAAGTCAAGAGGTTCAGAGCTTAAAAACAAAGCATAAGGAGAAAGATAAAGCCAAGAGGTACAGATATCCATTTGGGAAAGTAGCACCAAAACATTAATGCCTGTTTTAACACTTCCCGAACTCAAACGCACGTCCCCTCTAAACGGCATATAACACAAGATTCAGTACAACTAAAAAAGATACAACTTTAACCACGGTGCTGTTATCTAAGATCAGCTGACACAACCACCTGCTGTACCTCAGGAGTCATGCCCATACAGAACTGTCTAATATAGCTTATCCAACATTAAGGAGCGCAACAGGCTCAAGAAGTAAAACTGCAACTGCCGGTGCTAAAACAGGCATTTAATACAGTTGGGAGTATATAGCATACTGACTGACCTTAGAGACGACTCTAGACCAAAGACACTGCTATTACAGTAAGTCCAACATCGGCCCAACACAGTCTGAATATGTTCACAGGGAGAATGGGTCCAGGGGAAGTGGAGAACAAAGTTTtgtaagaaaaaagaaaacgtgAGTCGAGATACGTCTCACTTAAGGAGTGTAGAAGAAGAGTCACTGCTCCATTAGTGTCTGAATGTGTGACTGGGAGGAGAACGGTACAGGTGGATGTCCTGCATCTTTCTATAACGTAACATGGTCTTCTGGCACAGAACGCTCTGTCTTTCAAACTCCTCCGACTAATCCTTGTTAACAGGGATCCGACATCAACTATATCACAAAATCtgtcaaaatgaaacaggaaaacagattTTTGTGATCAATTCAAGGATTGAAACTattacagaaaaacacaaaaagaacatTATAAATCTGCATTCACCTCTGGATGAATCTGCAGAGCTAGGTGAGGGGAGGGGCTGTGTTTGAGAGGACAGGTTTTCTTTGACTCCGAGGCAGACGACGACTGTTCTCCTGCCACCTCCACATTTTCACCTCGGTGGCCTTTTCTCTTCCGTTTGGAATCCTTGGCTCGTCCGCGGCTGGTTCGCCTCTGCTCTTCAAGGGCAATCTGGACAAGAACGGTGAACAGACTTCAGAAAATGTCCATGATCCAAATGTCCCACTATAGCATTTATAACAACCAGAATCATAAATAAATTAGCTCTCATGAAAACTCTAACCATCACCTACAATGTGATCCTGTAAGACACTGAATTTCTATCACTGAtccaaaattaaataataaacaaagaaaatccTGTCCTGACCTGAATGAGTGTGTGCAGCATTTCTCTTGGTGGAACTGATGACGCTTCGAGGAGTCGCTGGATGGTGTAGGTCTGGTCCAAGGACACCTCCAGCAGAtctccttccagctgcagctcctccagctgggccCGAGTGACCGGGGACAGCTCCACTACCTGGCCTTttagcagcggcagcagcggcagcagggacCCTACATctgaaaatgaaacagacaaaacGCAGTCCAGTGTATGTGTGACACAATGTATGAAGTCATCCTTGGTCGTTATTTGTTGATCAGTGTCTTACCTGTAACACTGGACCTCTTGCTAACACCGTTCTCACATACAGCCTGCGGTCAAAGAAAAGTGGTGTCAAAGCAAACTCAGTCTAATAGTAAGTGACAAAATGTTACACGTTATTACTCCAGCtctgatttaacatttaaacaaagaAGGAGTGTTAACCTGAGTGTCATTGCTTTCCTGGGGGTTCTTCTTCTGTGACTTTTCCTCTGTAAGGTCAATGACTCCAtcttctccttcccctccctcagaGTCGGACAGAACGATCACAGAGGTCCCATCTGTCCTCTTTTCTTTATCTTCCTGTTTCTCTAATTTATGATGCAGTGTCTCTTTAAGTTCTTGCAGCTTCTCGAGTGCCTGTTGCAGCTCTGGTGTCTCGAGGGCCTTCTTGGCTCGGCCCTGCCAGGTGATGGCCCTCTCTGTGAGACACTGCAGCGCCTCTCCCTCAGGCAGACGCACTGGCAGCCGCTGCAAGGCTACGAGTAACGCAAGGATGGTCTCCAGACGCGGGCGCCGTGACCGCTGGCATTGCGGACACAAAAAGCGCGAGTCCCAGTCCCACCAGCAGAGGGGGTTAACTGGCGGTCCGGATGATggcaggagggaggggaaagGAACGCAGCCACCGTGAAACCAGTCCTTACACAGGTGGCAGCGGAGTTGAGGAGTACGGGTCAgcctgctgcaaacacacaccgacGGAGGAGGCGTGAGGGGTGTGTGGTTACTGTTACCATTCTCTTGCACAGAGTTCTCTGAGTGGCTGGATGTGTCCGTCTCCATTGCATCGTCCCACTTCCCATTCTCCCTATCCCCCTTGTAACTTTCAGACTTGAGTCCAGATTTACACATGTTTGACTTCTGTAATCTCAGTAGTGCCTCCTTCTCCTGGTGCTCCCCTTCTTTGAATGCCATCACCTTATGAAAACACACGAATCAGGCTCATGTTAACAAATTTTAGCCTGGCATTAAACATCAAACGCAAAGGCAGGCAGAGTAAACTCACAATAGCTGCAGGGTCCCTCAGGTCCTGAGCAGAGAGGCCCAGAGTGTTGGTATCAGAATCTTCTAATGGCTCCTCTAATGGCTGAAGCTCATCCAGCCTCTCTCTTCTTTTTACACAAGGGCATAACACCTACAGGCAAACAAGAAGTAAATACACACTCCCATAGCAGTGACTGTACAAACAACTTTTAGAGTGGAATGCTGTAGGAATTTAACTGCACAGACAAGTATGTGCTGTGGCCTTGCTCTGAGAGTCCCACCTCTAGCAGACTGTGCTGACTGCTCTTCTTCAGGAAGGTCTTGCTAGCTTTGTCCCTCCAGGAATGGGCACTGGCAACTTGCAGTTccagctgcctcagctcctccatgaaGACTGGCAAGTCCCTTCCAATTGCCACCAGACCCTCGAGATCATCCAGACATGGGTAATGCTCCCCattctaaaaaacaaaagagggaaAACTTAATATAAAAGCACAAACCAACTCATGAAGTACATAAAACTAACACAATAGGAGCAATCAccagaactttttttttacctgaatTTCCTCCAAATCTGTTACCCAGGCCCGCGCTCGTGTAAGACAGCTCTGCAGAGCCAGGATGTTTGGAAGCTTTACCGGGATTAGCTGGGCTTCATTCACTATTGCCTCCAGGGTTGAAAGAGGATGTTTTTGCCTGGAAGACCGAAAACCAGAAACTGATGTAAGAACAGGATTGCCTGGTTGTAAATGAGAGCGCCTGCAGCAGGTCAGATGTAGAGAAACATATATGGTGCAACTTGTTTATCTTGCCTTTGCTCCAAGCAGATCTGTGCTTTCTCCTCCCAACGTTCTGCAATTGTGAGCAGCTCCTGAAGCTCTGCCATTGCAGTCTCCACCGACACACTCTGGGGTATATTGCAACCTGCTTCCATGAGATTCCGCAATACTTCCAGTGTCATCTCCTGCCTTTCCCCTTCTTCTGTGGCCAAGGTGCGCCTCACGTCTGCCAGCCAGTGGCCCTGCTCCTTCAGGCCCTGGAGTAAAGCGCATTCTGGCACGACAACCGGCAGCTCAGCTCCTTCATCCaacaacatctgcagctgctcagacggTGGAGAACCCCTCCTCCAGTCCTTGTCATTGACCAGTACTTGAGCCCGGCTCTGGAAGTCCTCCACTGTCTGCAGAACCGCCTTCATATTCAGAGGATACAGGGGGTTAGAAAAACATCTCTCTGACAAAAAAATACACTAATTTGTGACAAGCTTTCACCTGCACTTCTTCCAACTGATTCATCACACAGGGCAGGTTTTGCATCAATTCTACCAATGATTTAAGCTCTGCCCAGGTTAACCTGTTTTcactaaaaacagaaacagcaagGTGTAACAAGTGACTGCAGAGAATACAAATGGACAGAAAGTGCAATCTCTACATTTGTATTGCATCGTACCGTGTCTTTGAATCACTGAGGAGTTCAATACTTGTTTTTTGGCAGCGCTCTATATCCTTAAGAACGGTGTTGAGTTTCCGGAGAAGTTCATTGTCAGGGAACCTTTTATCTGCTGCTTCCATCTTCAGCATCTCCAGGTCTTCAATGCCTGCCatttaacaaacatttaatcTTGTGATGTAACTTTAATTATTCTTTCAATGAAAAGTCAACCTTTTAAACCATTTGTCTGAGCTGCCTTCCTACCTATCTTGTTGCCCTCCTCTTGTTCCAGTGCTTCTTTTACCCTGTTGGCCCAGGAGTCAAAAGACTCAGATCGAACCTTTAATCGGTGTAACATGGCTAAAAGCTCATCCAGGGTGTATCGATACCTACAAAGTAAATGATAACAAAGTTACTGTGATTCATttagacaaaaaacaacagtgCTTTATATTAGATATCTCATTAAATGCAAGATGAAGCGATGAATACCTGAGGTAGAGTTTTTCAGTGGGGCAGTTGCACAGATCCTGAGTGTGATAGAGACACACCAGACGCTCAGGACAGTTCGAGCAGGCCAAAGCCGAAAGGAAGCACGTGGTCTTACATTTATCGCACTGTCTCTCGTCATCGGGTAACAGCTCAAACGCTTCACGCTCTGCTTCAGTAATACCCTGAAATTACAGCAAAACAATTGTAACAAACACTATTCCcatattctattattattaatgcaaGTTAAATACATCTTACCAATATCAaaactatttttttaatcacagaaaatTAGTGTCTATATCTTTGTCTATATGTTTCTCACCCTTTCCATTAGACTCTTCCGCAGCTTCCGCTCTTCCTGAACAATGATGAACATTTCCCGATGTGTAGCTGCAGCCAGGTTAAGATCTAGTTTCTCTGGGCTAGCAGCCATTTTGCAGGTGAGCTCCTCGTGGGAGAATACACAATATCTTCTGAGACGACGGTAGTGCTCTATACAGGAACGGCCAGCAGGCAGCTAAGGGGTGGAAAAGAGAGAGTGATCCAGATCATGTCTTGTCAAGAAAGAACAACGATTCtaaacagaccatgtaaacaaacatACCCAGTCTGCAGTGCAGAAATTGACAGCTTCAGCAAAGTTATACCCCTGATTGAAGCCACTGTGGTAGGCTCTGGGGAAGGTGATGACAAACTCCCCAGCACACTGGTTGGTGCGTACAACCTGCCAACCAGAAATACAGTGGTAAGAAACATTTTTAAGAAGCCATACTTTTGAAGTGCATCGACGTGAAACTCACCGGTACACCATGGGCCATCAGAATATTGGGGTTCATGATGGTGACCAGCTGGTGAAGGAGGTCAGGCTGAAACTCAAACAGTTCTGGCGTTAGCTTGTTCATCACCTCCTCAAGTCGCTCAGCTGCCACAGACGGAACCCCGTACCAAGTCTTGGGCTCACCCCTGCAGATGACAGAAAGACCAGAGTAGAGGTTGAACTCTTTAACTCAACACAGACATACAACATCATCACATTATAACCTTTGTTtacaacaaacagaaaaaagctaaaaaaactAGCAATCCTGTACCAGTGTAGGTAGTTGATAGAGTAGCTCCAGTGATCTTCAATGTGCCAGCAGAAAGTTGAAAACACCATGCCCACGTAAAGCCATGGCACCTTCATCCCAGAGATGTCTCCATTAATATGGCACAGGAGTGACTGCTCAAGGACAGGCATCACATTCAAGTTCCAGCCACAGCGGGCATATTCctaaagagggaaaaaaagaaagagccTAACTACGATAAAATCAACAGCCCTGCCCACAATATACACCACATTCTATTGTACTAATCACTATTAACAGCCAGAGCTGGAGTTATGTTTTGTCACAGTTATTAACTTTCAATAAAtctgttaaagaaaaaaaacctcacATCCACGATTACGTAACATAAGCACGAAAACAAGCTgcacaaccaaaaaaaacacacctcctcttcctttgtAAGCTTCCTCTTGCCATTGTTCATAGGGAAACCACTGCCGAACTCTTTGGAGTGTATATCCGCTCCGTACTCAACAGTCACGTCTTCCTCAATACTACTGACTAATCTCCAAAACTCTCTCTCCACAAGCTCTGTAGGAACCatctacaacaaaaaaaaccacaTATTTAGCCAACAGGCAGACCCACGCTCTATGACAATTATGCGATGTTTGGTGAGGCTGCACTTACGTGGACAGGCATATTAAAGTAATCTGCTTTAAAGGAATCAGCCATTTCCCCAAAACTCTGCAGGGTGTACTCTCGTGTAGCTTGCTCAAAGCCAAACGCTTCCGTCGGCCTCTTGCACTCctaaaaggaaacaaacaaaccagtgtTGTTGGTTATGAGAAATACAACGTGTCATGAGTTTTAAacaacaaatgtgtgtgttcatttataTTTACCTCAGCCACACATTTGGGGCATCGCCAGTTGGCTTTTGGTGGATCAGCAAGAGGGGGAAGTAGACAGTAGGTGTGGTAGTTATCCTCACAGCCGTCACAAAGCAGGAgcttctcatcatcatctcccCGACCACACATTCGACACACGAATGAGTCCTCCTTTAAAAAAAGTCAGTATTGGAAAAATTGGTTCCAGGGCTTTGCCACAATCTCAGTGTGTCGGCAAATCCCAACCTGCTTTATCAGATTTAAGGTTTCTACAGAGAAGGTCGCTAGGGGTCACCGACTATGTTTACTGCTCAGTGAACTCAAGTTTACTTTGAAATGCTGTGTTCATCTTTGACAGAAGCATGTTTTAGTTTACTTACACATTGTGGATTGTTGATGTTGCGTCTAAGCCTCATGGTCATTTTGGACGAAGGTCCATCATCTTCGTCTTCCTCATTTTCTTTGCCATACTCATAATCCTcagtttcttctttcttcactTCCGTCTTGGTGGTGATGCTCAGGGGAGGGAGTTTGGGAATAGATGTGCTTCCTTCACTCGGCTTCTCTGGGGACTCCAGTGGCTCAGATTTGACCGATGTATCACTAGGAGCAGCAGTCACATCCTCTTTGACAGTAACAGTCTGAGGCAACTCatctaaagagagagagagaattaagAATTTAGTTATCACAGATAGTAGAATATTTAAGGTAAAGGGCTCTAAGATGGCAGAACAGTTTTCAAACATTTTCCAATGGCTACCATTAATAAAAGACATTCCCTACTTTACATTCTAGTTGTATTACATAAAATCATCATGGTAGCTACCTTTCTTCCTAATGCCTTTGTCCCTTGCCACCAGTCCAAGTCCCATCATTTTCGGCCCAGCACCATAAATCTGTAGCTTCTTTAGCTCAGGGTTCTTCTCTATGTCCTCCTCTGTAGGTTCaggctgtaaataaaaatacagttattATGAAAaggacaacaacacaaaactaCTCTCCAAGTCACACAGCAAAGCAAGGTTCTGGCCAAATGCAGAACAGTTCAAACATGACAGCATAGCAGTGCATCACAAGAAGGGGGCTGTGCTGGGTTAGAAAGTCAGGAAAAGTTAGCCTACTTTCAGTGAAAGGTTAAAAGGTTAAGACCCACCACCAtaacacacaaccagcagctgcaACCATACAATTAGGGTTCAGTGTAATTTACTACCGATTTCAGTTTTTTATCAAATCAGAGTTAGTGTTTAAATGAgattaaaatagttttataaaaattaaataataaaaataaaccaaaatacattTTCACCTAATTAAGGCAATTTATCATAAATTATAAAATTGtttgaaaatatttacacaTGGAAATCTTATTTTAGACATGTAATTTAAAGAATATGCTTGACAAGTAAGTCTCAGCATTAAAGCATATGAAAATAAAGCCTTACTTTCAAATTTGAAAAACAGGTTGTTCAAGTTTAGGATTAATGTATGAAGATGGGGACAGGAGGTCTGACCACAGGGGAGTGAAGAGGTCACATTCCTGCATTTGTGTTGCTCGGTGAGTCTCGATTACTGTCAAATCTTGCACTTGGTCTTAAGTGCTGAACCTATTTCATAAGATGCTCTGCATTATCAGATAACATAATTATTAAACCCATCAACCAAACTGCTGGACCTAACAAAACATTTAGATGAGGCTGAATGTCAGACTTGCATGAAGTTATCTCCTAATTCGAGTGTGTCAGTTAATATTGGCATCTTACACACATTTTTTCCACTTTGGGTTTTCAAGAAACCAGAAACacgtgtgtatgtatgtgtacatATATGTacactgtatacacacacacaaccctgcaTTTCCCATGGAAAGCTTGTGCATGCATGtgatattatttacatttctagcacaaaacaaaagcaatgaaCATATGTAATTCAAAACTTTGACCAAGAGGATACTTCAACTTTATGGAGGTCGAAAGCGCAATAGAACAAAGCAGACCGGTAGGAATTACTGGTCACAAACTATTTATCTCAAATGAGAAAATATAGAGGGCCAACAACAATTATGTGATCAAAACGGAAATACGGAAAGTGGCTGATCACGTTTTACACACCATAAACAAACCAATGATCTCCAAGTGAAACCTTATAGGATAAAACCTACTACTGTCACGCACAGGTGCACCCAAAGAAGAATGCATGCAGCCTCACGATTGGCAGCTGCAGTGAATAGACAGCAAAGCAGAAAAGTGCAACGACACACAGCCAGCCCAGCAACAAAGCATCCCAAGCCAAGTACAACCACAGGAATACAGCATGAAAAGAGAGAGCAGGCATAAGCCAAACAACCACCTAAACAAGTTTGGCAGTTTGGAGGAGACAATCTCTTTAGAATGATCTCAGCAATCTGTGAGTTCCGAAAAAAATTAACTCACTGGGgtttaaatgtgcaaatattTACAAAGCCAAGACACAACACAGTTAAAACCAGAAAAATCTTCTTCACTGTTTGTTGCTGGTTTAGATGGCAGAGTAATCTGGGATTCTGATGTCACAAAGGGCTTTAATGGCAAAGGTTTTGTGACTCTAATGGCTTGGCAACGGCAACACGTCTGGGTTATGGGCAAATGTTAATGAACATGTTTCAGTGattagttaaaaaaaattaataaatacacgcacacacacaaacatctagaCAACTTTAAGAAGGGCGAGATAATCTAGGGAAAGTGGCGGGAAGAGAGCGGGGGCAGTAGGTGAGAGGCAGTACCGCAGAGATGAGTTCAGAGCCAGTGGTGAGAGGATGGGGGGCCAGATCCTCTGGACCCTGCAAGGGGAGACAATAACAGCGACAATAAACTGAGACAAGAGGGAAAAGGGagatgagagaggaggggagagagccTGGAGAGAACACAGCCTCAAGTTGTAGGAAAATCTTATGTCTGGGATAAATTAGGACACATAAATAAGTTTCATTCACCGTGGGACATATTAGGTCCTAGATCACATTGATAACATCTCATATATGCTAATATGAAACAATCCAATCAGTCTACAGTATAGTCTAACAGACCAATATGTTGCCATTTAAATAACAATAGTTTGATTCAAGCTGAATAATTTAAAGCATCAGCTGATGAGTGACTCAGTAGCACCAACATGGAAATCCATATGTCAGACTTTTCAGAGAACAAAAACGTGACTGAAAAAAGTCTACGTATGTGAATTTGGTGTTTATGCTAGGAGGTTTGTTACATGAACAAAGTAAGTTTGTCCTTCAAGTGGCAACATCCCCAAAAAGAATATGTTGGGTACTTTGGtaagtttaaataaaatcctccTAATACAAAGTTATGGTAATGCAGGAAATTTTAACGTATTCCTACATACTACAAGTATGATGACTAGTTCTTCAACATTAGAGGAAGGGTTAAGGTAGAAAATAAAGGTTCATTCATTTGTATGTAACAAGCATGATATATTAGAATGTAGGCTGGTCCAGACACTGTGAAgcatactaataaaataaaaaggttcAAATTGTGCAAATATATGCAACTTGTGAAATAAACAGTATGTTCACTTAGGAAATGGAGGAATTTGAAGCGAACAATGAGAAGAACAAAAGCTGTGGAGCAGAAGGCAAAACCAGCAGAATTAAGCACAGCAGCATGGCAAGATGGACAGCAAGCAAGCCAGGATGCCCTTGTGTGTCAGCCACAACACTGCAGCTCATGCAAAACGGTGCATGAATAAGCACAGGAAATGGTTACAAACACTACAGCATGGAACACTCTAGAAGACCATCATCCATCAACACCTACGTAGACCATTTATATTGAAACCACTGCTGCTTAATTTAGCTGATCAGCATGTACTAGGTAAACTACTAACTGATACTAACTTCGATAACAAATGTTACCAAAAACTCCCTTCCATATCTGAAGCTCAGTCCACGTCACAAAACGACAAGTATACATCTGCATGTGCACTGATTCTAAAGTTGCTTGATATTTTACATGAAATTGCATTTTttcttcaacataaaacagtagTTTGCACATGACACAGTTCAGCTTTAATGTATGTTAGGATGAAACAATACAATATTATGACAACAAATGGTGGTTTGGGCCATGAGGGAAACCGTAGTAGTCGCAGATAGGTAAGGCTTGTTTACCAGTTATCTTTGTGTGTTCACCTGTTTAATCACTAGATATGTGACTTCAAAATGtaattcaagtgtttttcaGAAAATTGAACTTTACTCAATGCTATGTAAGGAGAGATACTCTGACTCACATCAGGCTGACAGCGGTTTGCTCTGCGTCCATAACTGCTCATTTTAGATGGCTGCACAGACTGTCGCAGGGGGATTGAATGGGGCTTGTACTCCTTATCCACCTCTTCACCATCATAGTGCTTTGGCTTGTAATGctaaaagttacaaaaaagaGGGAGACGTCAAACAAAATGCCACAGATGACCAACTTAGGTCAAAGAGGATGTCATGTAATGACACCTGCACCGTTTAACtcaattttaattgttttttttaatagacaGTAGTATGGACTGACCGGCAGACTGGCACCAGAATGGAACACTTCAAATGGGTAGACGATCCTCTCATAGTGCGAGCGAAGCAGAGAACCGATGTTCTTGCCTGGAGGGTAGCCAAGCCTCTGGGCTACACGAGCCCAGCGTCGCTCCTTGCAAACCATCTCAAAACCGCCTTCATCTGTCACAATCTGCAAATATTTTTATGTTGATTTTAGCAAAATGAAAAACCTAGTAAGTTTAGTGTAAGTGGCATACTTTTACATGTTGTGGGTAAATTCACCTTAGGTCATACTCACCTTTGACAGGCTAAAAAGATCAAGAATACGTCTTTCGATATGTGGGATTTTTAGGGATGATCCCTGAATCTCCCAAAACCTGGCAATACGATCCAAATAGTTAAGCTTCACTCTGGTCTCCGCCTAAAAGGAGATAATGTCAATTTACAAAAATTAGTATGTGCAGTTACAGTGAC from Betta splendens chromosome 7, fBetSpl5.4, whole genome shotgun sequence encodes:
- the kdm5c gene encoding lysine-specific demethylase 5C isoform X1, producing the protein MEGEEFVPPPECPVFEPTWEEFQDPLGYIAKIRPIAEKSGICKIRPPSDWQPPFSVELDHFHFTPRIQRLNELEAETRVKLNYLDRIARFWEIQGSSLKIPHIERRILDLFSLSKIVTDEGGFEMVCKERRWARVAQRLGYPPGKNIGSLLRSHYERIVYPFEVFHSGASLPHYKPKHYDGEEVDKEYKPHSIPLRQSVQPSKMSSYGRRANRCQPDGPEDLAPHPLTTGSELISAPEPTEEDIEKNPELKKLQIYGAGPKMMGLGLVARDKGIRKKDELPQTVTVKEDVTAAPSDTSVKSEPLESPEKPSEGSTSIPKLPPLSITTKTEVKKEETEDYEYGKENEEDEDDGPSSKMTMRLRRNINNPQCEDSFVCRMCGRGDDDEKLLLCDGCEDNYHTYCLLPPLADPPKANWRCPKCVAEECKRPTEAFGFEQATREYTLQSFGEMADSFKADYFNMPVHMVPTELVEREFWRLVSSIEEDVTVEYGADIHSKEFGSGFPMNNGKRKLTKEEEEYARCGWNLNVMPVLEQSLLCHINGDISGMKVPWLYVGMVFSTFCWHIEDHWSYSINYLHWGEPKTWYGVPSVAAERLEEVMNKLTPELFEFQPDLLHQLVTIMNPNILMAHGVPVVRTNQCAGEFVITFPRAYHSGFNQGYNFAEAVNFCTADWLPAGRSCIEHYRRLRRYCVFSHEELTCKMAASPEKLDLNLAAATHREMFIIVQEERKLRKSLMERGITEAEREAFELLPDDERQCDKCKTTCFLSALACSNCPERLVCLYHTQDLCNCPTEKLYLRYRYTLDELLAMLHRLKVRSESFDSWANRVKEALEQEEGNKIGIEDLEMLKMEAADKRFPDNELLRKLNTVLKDIERCQKTSIELLSDSKTRENRLTWAELKSLVELMQNLPCVMNQLEEVQAVLQTVEDFQSRAQVLVNDKDWRRGSPPSEQLQMLLDEGAELPVVVPECALLQGLKEQGHWLADVRRTLATEEGERQEMTLEVLRNLMEAGCNIPQSVSVETAMAELQELLTIAERWEEKAQICLEQRQKHPLSTLEAIVNEAQLIPVKLPNILALQSCLTRARAWVTDLEEIQNGEHYPCLDDLEGLVAIGRDLPVFMEELRQLELQVASAHSWRDKASKTFLKKSSQHSLLEVLCPCVKRRERLDELQPLEEPLEDSDTNTLGLSAQDLRDPAAIVMAFKEGEHQEKEALLRLQKSNMCKSGLKSESYKGDRENGKWDDAMETDTSSHSENSVQENGNSNHTPLTPPPSVCVCSRLTRTPQLRCHLCKDWFHGGCVPFPSLLPSSGPPVNPLCWWDWDSRFLCPQCQRSRRPRLETILALLVALQRLPVRLPEGEALQCLTERAITWQGRAKKALETPELQQALEKLQELKETLHHKLEKQEDKEKRTDGTSVIVLSDSEGGEGEDGVIDLTEEKSQKKNPQESNDTQAVCENGVSKRSSVTDVGSLLPLLPLLKGQVVELSPVTRAQLEELQLEGDLLEVSLDQTYTIQRLLEASSVPPREMLHTLIQIALEEQRRTSRGRAKDSKRKRKGHRGENVEVAGEQSSSASESKKTCPLKHSPSPHLALQIHPEIL
- the kdm5c gene encoding lysine-specific demethylase 5C isoform X2, whose protein sequence is MEGEEFVPPPECPVFEPTWEEFQDPLGYIAKIRPIAEKSGICKIRPPSDWQPPFSVELDHFHFTPRIQRLNELEAETRVKLNYLDRIARFWEIQGSSLKIPHIERRILDLFSLSKIVTDEGGFEMVCKERRWARVAQRLGYPPGKNIGSLLRSHYERIVYPFEVFHSGASLPHYKPKHYDGEEVDKEYKPHSIPLRQSVQPSKMSSYGRRANRCQPDPEPTEEDIEKNPELKKLQIYGAGPKMMGLGLVARDKGIRKKDELPQTVTVKEDVTAAPSDTSVKSEPLESPEKPSEGSTSIPKLPPLSITTKTEVKKEETEDYEYGKENEEDEDDGPSSKMTMRLRRNINNPQCEDSFVCRMCGRGDDDEKLLLCDGCEDNYHTYCLLPPLADPPKANWRCPKCVAEECKRPTEAFGFEQATREYTLQSFGEMADSFKADYFNMPVHMVPTELVEREFWRLVSSIEEDVTVEYGADIHSKEFGSGFPMNNGKRKLTKEEEEYARCGWNLNVMPVLEQSLLCHINGDISGMKVPWLYVGMVFSTFCWHIEDHWSYSINYLHWGEPKTWYGVPSVAAERLEEVMNKLTPELFEFQPDLLHQLVTIMNPNILMAHGVPVVRTNQCAGEFVITFPRAYHSGFNQGYNFAEAVNFCTADWLPAGRSCIEHYRRLRRYCVFSHEELTCKMAASPEKLDLNLAAATHREMFIIVQEERKLRKSLMERGITEAEREAFELLPDDERQCDKCKTTCFLSALACSNCPERLVCLYHTQDLCNCPTEKLYLRYRYTLDELLAMLHRLKVRSESFDSWANRVKEALEQEEGNKIGIEDLEMLKMEAADKRFPDNELLRKLNTVLKDIERCQKTSIELLSDSKTRENRLTWAELKSLVELMQNLPCVMNQLEEVQAVLQTVEDFQSRAQVLVNDKDWRRGSPPSEQLQMLLDEGAELPVVVPECALLQGLKEQGHWLADVRRTLATEEGERQEMTLEVLRNLMEAGCNIPQSVSVETAMAELQELLTIAERWEEKAQICLEQRQKHPLSTLEAIVNEAQLIPVKLPNILALQSCLTRARAWVTDLEEIQNGEHYPCLDDLEGLVAIGRDLPVFMEELRQLELQVASAHSWRDKASKTFLKKSSQHSLLEVLCPCVKRRERLDELQPLEEPLEDSDTNTLGLSAQDLRDPAAIVMAFKEGEHQEKEALLRLQKSNMCKSGLKSESYKGDRENGKWDDAMETDTSSHSENSVQENGNSNHTPLTPPPSVCVCSRLTRTPQLRCHLCKDWFHGGCVPFPSLLPSSGPPVNPLCWWDWDSRFLCPQCQRSRRPRLETILALLVALQRLPVRLPEGEALQCLTERAITWQGRAKKALETPELQQALEKLQELKETLHHKLEKQEDKEKRTDGTSVIVLSDSEGGEGEDGVIDLTEEKSQKKNPQESNDTQAVCENGVSKRSSVTDVGSLLPLLPLLKGQVVELSPVTRAQLEELQLEGDLLEVSLDQTYTIQRLLEASSVPPREMLHTLIQIALEEQRRTSRGRAKDSKRKRKGHRGENVEVAGEQSSSASESKKTCPLKHSPSPHLALQIHPEIL